The window TCGTCAACTTCCACATAGAGTACACGTTCATTGATCCTTACAGGCTTTGTATGGTCTGCCATCTTTTCTCCTACTATATCCTTCCAAAGAGGAAAGACCCTATATGCATCAATATCCTCTGTAAAGTTGTACTCCCTTAAAACCCTTTGTACCACTTTCTTTAATGCAAAAAACGGCATGCTTTAGTCTTCTATCCTCGGAAAAATAGGATTAATTTTATCTATATGAGAAAGGTCATCCGCAAAATAAAACATCTTCTCATTCTCAAACAAGATTTTTTCAATAGGCTTACCAATGCCCAGGGCATTCCATATTTCTTCAGATTTCTTCGGCATAAAGGGGTAAAGGAGCATGGATACTACCCGTAAACTATTCCAGATATTGTAAAGTACTGTCTTAATCCGCACATCTCCCTCTTTATAAAGTTTCCAGGGGGCTTCCGTATCGATATACTTATTGAGGATGGATATGATTTCGAACACATCCTGTAATGCTTTGTGATAAGCAAAAACCTCCATGTCTTTCTGGTATTCTTCTACCAATCGTCTTACAGTTCCCTCAACATGTTCATCCATACCACCCTTCTTTTCGGGCCTCTCTATCTTCCCCTTTAAAAATTTCCCTATCATCGCAACGCTTCTGCTCGTAAGGTTTCCAAAATCATTTGCAAGGTCCCCATTAATCCTGTGAACAATCGCACTTTTTGAAAAATCGCCATCCATGCCAAAGGGTACCTCCCTGAAGAGGAAGAACCTGAATTCATCAACCCCATAGTTCTTTACAATCTCATAAGGGTCAACAACATTGCCGAGAGATTTTGACATCTTCTGTCCTTCTATTGTCCACCAACCATGGGCAAAGATCCTTTTCGGTGGTTCAATCCCAAGGGACATTAAAAAACTCGGCCAGTACACAGCGTGAAATCTCAGTATATCCTTGCCTATGAGGTGGGCATCACATGGCCAGAAGGTCCTGAACAAATCGACATCTTCAAGAAAACCAATCCCCGTTATATAATTTGCAAGTGCATCAAACCATACATACACAATATGGTTTTCCTTCATGGGCACAGGTATCCCCCAATTAAAGCTTGTCCTGCTTACACTTAAATCCTTTAAACCACCTTTTATAAAACTTACAACCTCGTTATACCGAACCTCAGGCAACACAAAGTCTTTTCTCCCATCCAGAAGCCTGAGCAGTGTATCCGTATATTTTGACAACTTGAAGAAAAAGCTTTCCTCTTTTAACCTCTCTGGTCTCCTTAAACAATCGGGGCACAGACCATCTTTCAGCTGCATCTCTGTAAAATAGCTCTCACAGGGCACACAATACCAGTCCTCATATTCCCCGAGGTATATATCTCCATTTTCATATACCTTTTGAAATATATACTGGACAACCTTTCTATGCCTCTCCTCTGTGGTTCTTATAAAACCATCGTTGGAGATATTAAGGACCTTCCATAAATCTGTAAACCTGTGAACCATTCTATCTGCAAGCTCTTTTGGATGAACCCCTTGCTGCTCTGCCGCCTTCTCAACCTTCTGGCCGTGCTCATCGGTCCCTGACAGAAAAAACACATTGTATCCACAAATCCTTTTGTAACGAGCCATGATATCCGCAGCTATAGTGGTATACGCATGACCTATATGTGGAACATCATTTATATAGTAGATGGGTGTGGTGATGCAGTAGTGTTTATTCATTTATCCTCTCCTGAAGGGTTCAAGGATTCGAGCGGCTTT is drawn from Pseudomonadota bacterium and contains these coding sequences:
- the metG gene encoding methionine--tRNA ligase — protein: MNKHYCITTPIYYINDVPHIGHAYTTIAADIMARYKRICGYNVFFLSGTDEHGQKVEKAAEQQGVHPKELADRMVHRFTDLWKVLNISNDGFIRTTEERHRKVVQYIFQKVYENGDIYLGEYEDWYCVPCESYFTEMQLKDGLCPDCLRRPERLKEESFFFKLSKYTDTLLRLLDGRKDFVLPEVRYNEVVSFIKGGLKDLSVSRTSFNWGIPVPMKENHIVYVWFDALANYITGIGFLEDVDLFRTFWPCDAHLIGKDILRFHAVYWPSFLMSLGIEPPKRIFAHGWWTIEGQKMSKSLGNVVDPYEIVKNYGVDEFRFFLFREVPFGMDGDFSKSAIVHRINGDLANDFGNLTSRSVAMIGKFLKGKIERPEKKGGMDEHVEGTVRRLVEEYQKDMEVFAYHKALQDVFEIISILNKYIDTEAPWKLYKEGDVRIKTVLYNIWNSLRVVSMLLYPFMPKKSEEIWNALGIGKPIEKILFENEKMFYFADDLSHIDKINPIFPRIED
- a CDS encoding DUF721 domain-containing protein; this translates as MPFFALKKVVQRVLREYNFTEDIDAYRVFPLWKDIVGEKMADHTKPVRINERVLYVEVDDPLWLTQLKYMKVDILNKIDMRIKKGVLKDVRFYLKGF